GGGTCGCTGGGGTCGGCGTCCGCGGCGCTTTCGAGGGCAGTGGCGCCCTCGATCGCTTCGGCCAGGTGGCGGTTGGCGTATGTGGCGTACTGGCGTCCTGCTCGAAAGCCCCGGGCGGCGATCCGCCCGACCGGGTCGGTGGCGAGGCTGCCGAGTTCGTCGAGGCGGATCGTGCAGTGCCGCATCACGGTCATGGCCCTCTCGGCGGCCTGGGTCAGGGACTCGGAGGTGGGGACAGTGGGGTGGGCGGGGATGGACGGGTGGGAGTTGAGCGTGAGGGCCAGGTGGTGGAACACACCGCGCAGGTCGGCGATCTCCCTGGGCAGGTCGGCGGGTGTGGGGGTGGTAGTGGGGATGGGGGTCTCCGGAGGGACAGGGGTGGCTAGCGGCGCGGTGCGGCGGCGGGAGCGGGGAGGACGGAAGCCGTGAGAGGGGCCGCGGCAGGGAGGGCGGATGCCGCTCGGGCGGTGGCGGTGCTGCGGGCGACGGCGGCGCGGCGGCGGGCCGGGAGGGCCTCGGAGTGGCTGGTGCGGGCCTGCAGGCGCAGGCCGTCGCTGGCGTCCGCGAGGGCGAGCCGGGTGCGCGACAGCGCCATGTTCAATCCCAGGCCCGCCCGTCCGCGGACGTTATCGGCGATCGGACCTTCGAGGCCGTCGACCTCGTGGAGTCGGGCGGCCATGGCACCGGCCCGGCTGACGGCGGCCAGGGCTTGGGCGATATGGGCTCCGGCGTCGGCGAGCGCCCGGGCTGTGGCGCGCTGGACGCCGGTGGCCAGCGGCGCCCGGGCCAGGGCGACAGCGGTGCGCATCACCACCTGGTGGCGCTCGCTGATCCGCTCAGCGTGGACCAGGAGTTCCTCCACCGAAGGCGGCCCCTGCTCGCGGTACGCGCGAGGCAGGGCGGCAGCCAACTGGTCGACGGTGTCGGCGTGGGCCCGCAGCCGGGTGGCGGCCGGGGTGGGCGGCCGCTGCGGCGGGTCGATGTGCTGCTGGGTCAGTACGTGCTCCTGACGGGTGCTCGGGCAGGGGCCGCCCGCTGGGCCGGTGAAGGCCCGGCTGCGGGGCCCGCTGCGGGCTGCGGGGTGAGGGTGCGGGCGCGGGCGGCGCCGCGGCGCACCATGGCGGGGTCGCCCCGGGCGGGCGGGCCGTCGTGGCCGGTCACGGTGCACCAGCGGTCCTGGACGGCTTCGGCGCCGCGGAGGGTGTGCAGAGCCGAGCCGAGCAGGCGGGCGGCGGGGACGGAGGCATCCATCGCCAGCAGGCGCACCGCTCCGGCGCGGGAGGCGGTCGTGCGCAGCAGGGAGGCGCGCAGGACCTGCTCGGCCCAGTAGCCCGGCTCTCCCTGGTAGCCGGCGCGGGTGAGGGTGCGCACGCGGTCGGCGGTGAGGGCGCCGTCGGTGAGGGCGCCGCGGTGCTGGACCTCCCACAGCACGGTCAGCGGGTCAATCGGCTCGCTGCGGTGGCCGAGGGCGGCCAAGGCCCGGTAGACCTCGCGGTGCCCGGCGTCGAGGAGGTCTCCAGGGTGCAGCCAGCCCACCAGGTCCGCGAGTTCGCCGGGTGCGGCGCTCAGTGAGGCGAGCAGCGCCTCCTCCTGGTGCAGGGTCTGCCTCGCCGCGGTCTCGGACAGCTCCGTCGGCCACGTGCCCGGGGCGGGCAGCGGGCGGGCATCGAGAGCGCCCCAGGTGTCGGCGAGGCGGTCGATCACGGCGCGCAGGTCCGCAGTCAGCCGCAGCACCGCCTCGGGCTCGGCGTCGGCGGTGCGGGCGGCGGCCAGCAACCGGTGGGCGTGCTCGTGGACCTCCCGCCGCACCGCGCTCTCCAGCACCATCCGGCCGTAGACAGCGGCGTGCTCGGAGGCGGGGCAGGCCGAGATCAGGGTGTGTCCGTAGGAAGGGGCGAAGGCCGGGCAGGCCGCCGCGGCCGCTCCCATCGCCTCCAGCGCCCACGCCCGCCGCGCCTCGGCGTCCTCCCCGACGAGCGCCGGGTGGCGCGCCCGCTGCTGGGCGAGTAGCGCGTCGAACAGCGCCGCGTGCGCGGGCCGGTAGAAGTGCTCCGGCCTCAACCAGCGCGCAACAGTGCCTAGTTGATGTGGTGCGAGGAGCAGTGCGCCGAGGACGGCTTGCTCGGCCTCCATCTGCGGGGTCACCGCCGCCCCGCCGGCCGGTGCCCGCTCCCCCGGACCTGGGTCGGGGCCGGGGAGGCGGCGGGGCGGTCGGGGGCGGGCGTCGAAGAGGACGCCGGGGAGGAGCTCGTCGCCGCGGCGGCACGGGTACCGTCGGCGGCACGGGGGCCTGCCAGGTCTGCGGTGATCTCCGTGTCGATGTCGTCCAGGTCCTTGGCGTGCAGTCTGAACGCCGTCCCCTCGCCGCGCCCGGCCTCGTCGGCGCGGTCCGCCACGCAGGTGAGCACGTCGCGGAGCCTGCGCAGGGCGCTCAGTCCGGCGGGCAGGCTGAACGGCGCACTGTCGGCGGCTTTCCACTCGCCCGTCAGCGGGAGCAGGGAGGCATGGATCTCCTGCGCCACCTCCCTCAGGACTTCCGCGTGCTCGAAGGCCCGGCCGGCCAGGACCGCGGAGTGGGTGGAGCGGACGTGGTCCAGTCGGCGGGCCATCGCCGACAGCGCCCCCAGGCGGGCGGCGGCCGCGAACTGCGGGGCGCACGGCAGCGCGAAGGCCGCGGTGTAGTCCTCCACGGCGTCGCGCAGCCGATCCGGTCGCAGGCGGTACGCCTGCTGGTTGAGCCGGTCCAGTTCGCCGTCGCGCACGTCGCGGGGGTAACGGCTCTCGTCAAAGGTGCCGTGCTCCGCGAAGCCGAACCAGTTTGAGGCGACCGCGCCGGCGCTCGGGGAGAGGATGCTGACCTGGATGCCGGACCACGTGTCTTGGCGGATGGTCTGGGTCAGGATGGCGGTGACGGTCATGTCGCCGCGCCGGGCCACCTGCTGGACACCGGCTACGGTGCCGTCGGGCAGCGGGCTGATCAGGCGCAGCGCCTTGGCCCGGTCGACCGGGGTGCGCCAGGGATCCAAGTGGGGTACCTCCGGGTGGGATGGGGAGACAGAGAGGTGCGGGCGGGCCGGAGGCGGCAGCTGTTCCGCAGGGCCGCGGGCAGCGGGAGGGCCGCTGGGTTCCGGTGCCCGAGCCCGGGGCGTGAGCTGGGCGGGTGCGTTCACCGCGTGAACCGCCGCGGGGTGCTGGGCGGTTGGAAGGCAGCGGGCGCCGCAGCGGGCCCGGTACTCCGAGGAGCGGCGGGGAGTCCGGTGGCCGGGTCGGTGGCCGGCAGCGGGGCGCTGCCGCGCGCGTCGATGCGGTAGGTCCACTCCTGGGCTTCCTTCTCGGTCCGGAAAGCGCCCTCGCCCAGGGTGTAGACGGCCCGTAGGCGGTGGACCGTCTCCAGCTGCACGACGTAGCGGCGCTCTGCGGCACGGGGGTGGTTGTCCAGCAGCAGCACCCAGTGGGCCTCACGCTCTCCGTCCGTAGCGTGCTCGGAGTAGGCCATCTGCCTGGTGAGGATCTCGTAGCGGTCGCCGGAGCGGCGGATGCGGTCCTCGATCGTCCGGGTGCGAGCGTCGCCGGGCCGCGCGTACCAG
The window above is part of the Kitasatospora sp. NA04385 genome. Proteins encoded here:
- a CDS encoding DnaB-like helicase N-terminal domain-containing protein, with amino-acid sequence MEAEQAVLGALLLAPHQLGTVARWLRPEHFYRPAHAALFDALLAQQRARHPALVGEDAEARRAWALEAMGAAAAACPAFAPSYGHTLISACPASEHAAVYGRMVLESAVRREVHEHAHRLLAAARTADAEPEAVLRLTADLRAVIDRLADTWGALDARPLPAPGTWPTELSETAARQTLHQEEALLASLSAAPGELADLVGWLHPGDLLDAGHREVYRALAALGHRSEPIDPLTVLWEVQHRGALTDGALTADRVRTLTRAGYQGEPGYWAEQVLRASLLRTTASRAGAVRLLAMDASVPAARLLGSALHTLRGAEAVQDRWCTVTGHDGPPARGDPAMVRRGAARARTLTPQPAAGPAAGPSPAQRAAPARAPVRSTY